Proteins from a genomic interval of Chanos chanos chromosome 3, fChaCha1.1, whole genome shotgun sequence:
- the esco1 gene encoding N-acetyltransferase ESCO1, translated as MPASKRRMASVDPQTKRRKLDSRLTPSLEKRPQSVTRPKKKPSPSQGKDDKKPAKPTRQSSRLKTTQKRKAKGRRRRESNDSAARPSKPQRSRSAQVLKDSVDLGDKLAQTLTDRRAKGSRKVKKYERSVSAAKHLNTEGKKTAVATCLDSSGLLSDPVLIDHCYGRPPLSRHSCPLAEAKASLQPQENDMKWKVAGPKGQTPKPCSAEAQDCPGEASDGKKPTRLSPEEQKELSPEPIDKITVSLDAKMDVMRKSPPPLEALFQVIKETSLNKHSFPAKKISDMDELQVVNTCSIRDSLQSTDDRGAIDVLECSLDKWCPQEWGDIEIEHCVVEVESVECACGDLGASDNNQQSSQEPQEKTAQKGSSKVCGESASNQSVPLGRAGNLSKDVPANSEEPPKKQAMNPQARTKARLAALAEERAAAAKRVPNKQLNLLALCEEIADDIASDTAEAPKEKDNEWTTAKEEPAETQGRDGTTETTPEPASATSPQTTVATLPEEFPENTPQQNVPKKRFFLSHVSVPLKAHEKKKLSRFQRLRQVELQRDKLTWTRVKKLKSDQASVNDGSTKETNFKSGLPGQATVQPHLPTQDKAPKPVQNEPRRALPAVAPPMPNGISSPKTRPVLEYKPYTPRPKYSAEDFELDGLEEETCKPATPKNVKNEASVEQTATPLTPGQPKTPVARQAGAQGPTGGAAPKTEPIQKSLMDSVNRGNSGSVCDTEPQKEVKNSVKAPSQEGPQTMDVRQKPFGAVTCSVCGMLYSPASPEDESQHLLFHNQFISAVKYVGWKKERILGEYPDGKIILVLPDDPKYALKKVEEIREMVDNDLGFQQVETKVPSQTKTFLFISNDKKVAGCLIAEHIQEGYRVIEEPVPEVSEGEKVMFERQRAWCCSTTPEPALCGISRIWVFSMMRRRGIASRMIECLRNNFIYGSYLSKDEIAFSDPTPDGKLFATHYCGTSQFLVYNFVSGTQTT; from the exons ATGCCAGCCTCTAAAAGGCGAATGGCATCTGTGGATCCTCAAACTAAAAGAAGAAAGCTAGATTCAAGATTGACACCATCGCTGGAGAAGAGGCCTCAGTCAGTGACTCGGCCCAAGAAAAAGCCATCACCGTCGCAGGGGAAAGACGACAAAAAACCAGCAAAACCCACCCGTCAGTCCTCCAGACTGAAAACGACTCAGAAGAGAAAAGCTAAGGGTAGACGTCGCagagagtctaatgactctgcaGCAAGACCCTCAAAACCACAGCGCTCCAGATCAGCCCAGGTCTTAAAAGACTCTGTGGACCTTGGAGACAAGCTTGCCCAAACATTAACGGACAGACGGGCCAAAGGGAGCAGGAAAGTGAAAAAATATGAACGATCTGTCTCTGCTGCTAAACACTTGAACACTGAAGGGAAAAAGACAGCAGTTGCGACCTGTTTAGACTCATCCGGTTTATTGTCCGACCCTGTGCTGATCGATCACTGTTATGGTAGGCCCCCACTCTCCAGGCACTCATGTCCACTGGCTGAAGCCAAGGCGTCGCTCCAGCCTCAggaaaatgacatgaaatggaAGGTGGCTGGACCGAAAGGCCAGACACCCAAGCCGTGTTCAGCAGAGGCTCAGGACTGCCCAGGGGAGGCGTCTGATGGTAAAAAGCCAACCAGATTATCTCCTGAGGAGCAGAAAGAGCTCTCACCTGAGCCCATTGACAAAATAACTGTCAGTCTGGATGCCAAAATGGACGTGATGAGAAAGTCTCCGCCTCCTTTAGAGGCACTTTTCCAAGTTATCAAAGAGACCAGCTTGAATAAGCACTCGTTTCCTGCTAAAAAGATATCTGACATGGATGAGTTACAGGTTGTAAATACATGTTCTATTCGGGATTCTTTACAAAGTACGGATGACCGCGGTGCCATAgatgttctggaatgttccctGGACAAGTGGTGTCCTCAGGAATGGGGTGACATTGAGATTGAACACTGTGTTGTTGAAgtggagagtgtggagtgtgCGTGTGGAGACCTTGGTGCCTCAGACAATAACCAGCAATCATCTCAGGAGCCCCAGGAGAAGACTGCTCAGAAAGGATCGAGCAaagtgtgtggagagagtgCCTCCAATCAGTCTGTTCCCCTGGGGAGAGCAGGGAACCTGTCCAAAGATGTTCCAGCTAATAGTGAAGAGCCACCCAAAAAGCAGGCGATGAACCCTCAGGCCAGGACCAAGGCCCGCCTGGCAGCTTTAGCAGAAGAGCGGGCTGCGGCCGCCAAGAGGGTCCCTAATAAACAGCTCAACCTTCTTGCCCTGTGTGAGGAGATAGCAGATGACATCGCATCAGATACCGCTGAAGCCCCAAAAGAGAAGGACAACGAGTGGACTACAGCAAAAGAAGAGCCTGCTGAAACACAGGGAAGAGATGGGACTACTGAGACGACGCCAGAACCTGCTTCCGCCACAAGTCCCCAAACTACAGTGGCCACCCTTCCCGAGGAGTTTCCTGAAAATACGCCCCAGCAAAATGTGCCCAAGAAACGATTTTTCCTCAGCCATGTGTCAGTGCCTCTGAAAGCCCATGAGAAGAAGAAGCTGTCACGTTTTCAGAGGCTGCGACAGGTGGAGTTGCAGAGGGACAAGCTTACCTGGACACGTGTGAAGAAGCTCAAGTCAGATCAGGCCTCTGTGAATGATGGCTCCACCAAAGAGACTAACTTTAAGTCAGGCCTTCCCGGCCAAGCTACTGTCCAGCCCCACTTACCCACCCAAGACAAAGCCCCCAAACCTGTTCAAAACGAACCCAGACGGGCACTGCCTGCCGTTGCCCCTCCCATGCCCAATGGGATCAGCAGTCCCAAGACCAGGCCTGTACTGGAGTACAAACCGTATACTCCACGACCCAAATACTCCGCCGAAGACTTCGAACTGGATGGACTAGAGGAAGAGACGTGCAAACCAGCAACAcccaaaaatgttaaaaatgag GCCAGTGTGGAACAGACCGCCACCCCTCTGACCCCAGGGCAGCCCAAAACCCCTGTGGCCAGGCAGGCTGGGGCCCAGGGTCCCACAG GTGGTGCTGCTCCGAAAACAGAACCAATCCAAAAGTCATTGATGGACAGTGTGAACCG CGGTAattctggttctgtgtgtgacacagaacCTCAGAAAGAAGTAAAGAACAGTGTGAAAGCTCCCAGCCAGGAGGGGCCACAGACCATG GATGTGAGGCAGAAGCCCTTTGGTGCAGTGACATGCAGTGTGTGCGGGATGCTGTACTCTCCTGCCAGCCCAGAGGATGAAAGCCAGCATTTGCTCTTTCATAACCAGTTCATCAGTGCAGTCAAATATGTG GGTTGGAAGAAGGAGAGGATCCTTGGAGAGTACCCAGATGGCAAAATCATTCTTGTCCTCCCAGATGACCCCAAATATGCACTGAAAAAG GTGGAGGAGATAAGGGAAATGGTGGACAATGATCTGGGCTTTCAGCAAGTGGAGACCAAGGTGCCGTCGCAGACCAAAaccttcctcttcatctccaATGACAAGAAGGTGGCAGGATGCCTTATCGCCGAGCACATTCAAGAG gGTTACAGAGTGATTGAGGAACCTGTTCCAGAAGTTTCTGAAGGGGAAAAGGTGATGTTTGAGCGTCAGCGGGCGTGGTGCTGCTCCACTACTCCAGAGCCAGCCCTGTGTGGCATCAGTCGTATCTGGGTCTTCAGTATGATGAGGAGAAGAGGCATCGCCTCTCGTATGATCGAGTGTCTCAG GAATAATTTCATCTATGGGTCATATCTGAGCAAAGATGAGATTGCCTTCTCAGACCCAACGCCTGACGGCAAGCTCTTTGCCACTCATTACTGTGGAACCTCCCAGTTTTTAGTCTATAATTTTGTCAGTGGGACTCAGACAACCTGA
- the tmem14cb gene encoding transmembrane protein 14Cb isoform X1, whose amino-acid sequence MAVDWVGYGYAALTATGGIIGFVKAGSVTSLVAGLVCGLLAAIGAYHISQNSKNIWVSLGTSGTLAVVMGLRFLNSGKLMPAGLMAGLSFLMFTKILIAFLRKTHKT is encoded by the exons ATGGCAGTTGACTGGGTTGGATATGGATACGCAGCTCTCACAGCCACAGGAGGCATAATTGGTTTTGTCAAAGCAG GTAGCGTCACTTCACTTGTTGCTGGACTTGTCTGTGGACTTTTAGCTGCAATTGGTGCTTACCATATATCTCAAAATTCCAAAAATATTTGGGTGTCTCTTG GTACCTCTGGGACTTTAGCAGTCGTGATGGGACTGAGGTTTCTGAACTCAGGGAAGCTGATGCCAGCTGGGCTTATGGCAGGACTGAG tttcctgATGTTTACAAAGATTTTGATCGCCTTTCTAAGGAAAACCCACAAAACATAA
- the tmem14cb gene encoding transmembrane protein 14Cb isoform X2, translating into MAVDWVGYGYAALTATGGIIGFVKAGSVTSLVAGLVCGLLAAIGAYHISQNSKNIWVSLGTSGTLAVVMGLRFLNSGKLMPAGLMAGLRLGCFILKDFTAEISFLMFTKILIAFLRKTHKT; encoded by the exons ATGGCAGTTGACTGGGTTGGATATGGATACGCAGCTCTCACAGCCACAGGAGGCATAATTGGTTTTGTCAAAGCAG GTAGCGTCACTTCACTTGTTGCTGGACTTGTCTGTGGACTTTTAGCTGCAATTGGTGCTTACCATATATCTCAAAATTCCAAAAATATTTGGGTGTCTCTTG GTACCTCTGGGACTTTAGCAGTCGTGATGGGACTGAGGTTTCTGAACTCAGGGAAGCTGATGCCAGCTGGGCTTATGGCAGGACTGAGGTTAGGCTGCTTCATACTCAAGGATTTTACAGCAGAAATCAG tttcctgATGTTTACAAAGATTTTGATCGCCTTTCTAAGGAAAACCCACAAAACATAA
- the pak1ip1 gene encoding p21-activated protein kinase-interacting protein 1-like: MLVELITGSYEQIAFGYRVCPGEKEWTLTPVFTHHAHTASLSSVASSERFIATGSKDETIQLYDMKKRTEHGSLLHHDGSISCLQFYGTSHLLSGGEDGLLCVWSTKKWECLKSIKAHKGSLTALSVHPSGKLALSVGTDKTLRTWNLIDGRSAFIKNIKQNAHIVLWSPEGSKYVVVINEKVDVYSLDTASVISTIRNPKRISTIKFLKENLLAVAGDEETVRIYDLTSQKCVCEFTAHETRVKAIDSFTTEDTCVVVTASNDGFIKLWKVNLEVLDPPVLLGQVNTTARLTCLSVWQSTAELKDSGEHTGQATTSQVSEDASQLSKKKRMHISSEEVVLQEDSGSKPEKKQGKKKKQKVQ; the protein is encoded by the exons ATGCTGGTGGAACTGATCACTGGAAGTTACGAACAGATAGCATTTGGTTATCGAGTATGTCCTGGAGAAAAG GAATGGACATTAACGCCAGTTTTTacacatcacgcacacacagcctcgTTGTCTTCAGTGGCGTCCAGTGAGCGGTTTATCGCTACGGGGAGTAAGGATGAAACCATTCAGCTTTATGACATGAAGAAGAGAACTGAACATGGGTCTTTACTGCACCACGATG GTTCCATCTCATGTTTGCAGTTTTATGGCACCTCCCATCTTCTGAGTGGGGGGGAAGACGGCTTACTGTGTGTCTGGAGCACTAAGAAGTGGGAATGCCTCAAATCCATCAAAGCTCACAA aGGCTCTTTAACTGCACTGTCTGTCCACCCGTCCGGCAAACTTGCACTCTCTGTGGGAACAGATAAGACACTGAG AACTTGGAATCTAATTGATGGAAGGTCAGCTTTcatcaaaaacataaaacaaa atgcacACATCGTGCTGTGGTCTCCTGAGGGCAGTAAGTATGTGGTGGTGATCAATGAGAAAGTAGACGTCTACAGCCTTGACACAGCCTCTGTGATCAGCACCATCAGAAACCCAAAGAGAATCTCAACCATTAAGTTCCTGAAG GAGAACCTGCTCGCTGTGGCAGGGGATGAGGAGACTGTCAGAATATATGATCTGACatcacagaagtgtgtgtgtgaattcacaGCCCATGAGACCAG AGTGAAAGCCATCGACAGCTTCACCACAGAAGATACCTGTGTCGTTGTGACGGCATCAAATGATGGATTCATTAAGTTGTGGAAAGTCAATCTTGAG gTCTTGGATCCCCCAGTGCTGCTTGGTCAGGTGAATACGACAGCCAGGCTGacgtgtctgtctgtttggcaGTCCACAGCAGAGCTGAAGGACTCAGGAGAACACACAGGACAAGCAACAACTTCGCAGG TGTCTGAAGATGCTTCTCAGCTCTCTAAGAAGAAGAGAATGCATATCTCATCTGAGGAGGTGGTTCTACAGGAAGACAGTGGCTCCAAACCTGAAAAAAAGcaagggaagaagaagaagcagaaagtgcaataa